The following coding sequences lie in one Pectobacterium sp. A5351 genomic window:
- the dsbB gene encoding disulfide bond formation protein DsbB: MLRFLNRCSRGRGAWLLLAFTALALELTALYFQHVMLLKPCVLCIYQRCALWGVFAAGIVGTIAPSTALRYPAIALWIYSSYEGVRLAWKHTDILLNPSPFTTCDFFVSFPSWLPLDKWLPAIFNATGDCSVRQWEFLSLEMPQWLLGIFVAYLVIAVLVLIAQPFRPKRRDLFSR; encoded by the coding sequence ATGTTGCGATTTCTTAATCGTTGCTCACGCGGGCGTGGTGCGTGGCTGCTGCTGGCGTTTACTGCTTTAGCGTTGGAATTGACCGCGCTCTATTTTCAGCACGTTATGCTATTAAAACCGTGCGTGCTGTGTATCTATCAGCGCTGTGCGCTATGGGGCGTGTTCGCCGCGGGTATTGTTGGCACCATCGCGCCATCAACGGCATTGCGTTACCCGGCCATTGCGCTATGGATATACAGTTCCTACGAAGGGGTTCGACTGGCATGGAAACACACGGATATCTTGTTAAATCCGTCGCCGTTTACCACCTGTGATTTCTTTGTTAGCTTCCCGTCATGGTTACCGTTAGACAAATGGCTTCCCGCCATTTTCAATGCGACAGGTGATTGCTCAGTGCGTCAGTGGGAATTCCTCTCTCTGGAAATGCCACAATGGCTGCTTGGCATCTTTGTCGCTTATCTGGTGATTGCCGTGCTGGTATTGATCGCTCAGCCTTTCCGTCCCAAACGCCGCGATCTCTTCAGCCGCTAA
- a CDS encoding SpoVR family protein, which translates to MAISTDNQVKKTLRLSDGPDWTFELLQVYLDEIDRVAKLYRLATYPHQIEVITSEQMMDAYSSIGMPINYAHWSFGKKFIETEQRYKHGQQGLAYEIVINSDPCIAYLMEENTLPMQALVMAHACYGHNSFFKGNYLFRSWTDASSIVDYLLFARQYIAQCEERYGVDEVERLLDSCHALMNYGVDRYKRPQKISLEEEKSRQKSREAYLQSQVNDLWKTLPRREQGAAPEQARRFPQEPQENLLYFMEKNAPLLEPWQREVLRIVRKVSQYFYPQKQTQVMNEGWATFWHYTILNHLYDEGRVTERFMLEFLHSHTNVIYQPPYTSPYYSGINPYALGFAMFQDIKRICQSPTEEDRYWFPDIAGKDWLDTLHFAMQNFKDESFISQFLSPKLMRDFRLFTVLDDDRNNYLEIAAIHDEEGYRLIRQELSAQYNLSHLEPNIQVWNVDLRGNRALTLRYVPHNRAPLDKSSQEVLKHVHRLWGFDVYLEQANADGSIELLERCPPRNGTASA; encoded by the coding sequence ATGGCTATATCAACGGATAATCAGGTAAAAAAAACACTTCGCCTGAGTGATGGACCGGACTGGACGTTTGAGTTGTTACAGGTTTACCTTGATGAAATTGATCGGGTCGCCAAGCTGTATCGTCTGGCAACTTATCCTCATCAGATCGAAGTCATCACCTCAGAACAAATGATGGATGCCTATTCCAGTATAGGAATGCCGATCAACTATGCCCACTGGTCATTCGGGAAGAAATTTATCGAGACCGAACAGCGTTACAAACATGGGCAGCAGGGGCTGGCGTACGAAATCGTCATCAATTCCGATCCCTGTATCGCGTATTTGATGGAGGAGAACACGCTGCCAATGCAGGCGCTGGTCATGGCGCATGCTTGCTACGGACACAACTCGTTCTTCAAAGGCAACTACCTGTTCCGCAGTTGGACCGACGCCAGCTCCATCGTCGATTACCTGCTGTTTGCCCGGCAATATATCGCGCAATGCGAAGAGCGTTATGGCGTGGATGAGGTGGAGCGACTGCTAGATTCCTGTCATGCGCTGATGAATTACGGCGTTGATCGCTACAAGCGTCCGCAGAAGATTTCGCTCGAAGAGGAAAAATCCCGCCAGAAAAGCCGTGAGGCCTACCTGCAAAGCCAGGTTAACGATCTCTGGAAGACATTACCGCGTCGCGAACAGGGTGCCGCACCAGAACAAGCCAGACGTTTTCCGCAAGAGCCACAGGAAAACCTGCTCTATTTTATGGAGAAAAATGCACCGCTGCTGGAGCCCTGGCAGCGTGAGGTTCTGCGTATCGTGCGGAAAGTCAGCCAGTATTTCTATCCGCAGAAACAGACTCAGGTCATGAATGAAGGCTGGGCGACGTTTTGGCACTACACCATTCTGAACCATCTCTACGATGAAGGCCGGGTCACTGAGCGCTTTATGCTGGAATTCCTGCACAGCCATACCAATGTGATTTATCAGCCGCCGTATACCAGTCCGTATTACAGCGGCATTAACCCGTATGCGCTGGGCTTCGCGATGTTTCAGGACATCAAACGTATTTGCCAGTCGCCGACGGAGGAAGACCGCTACTGGTTCCCCGATATCGCGGGTAAAGACTGGCTCGATACGCTGCATTTCGCGATGCAGAACTTCAAGGACGAAAGCTTCATCAGCCAGTTCCTGTCGCCTAAGTTGATGCGTGATTTCCGGCTATTTACCGTGCTGGACGACGATCGCAACAACTATCTGGAAATTGCCGCGATTCACGACGAAGAAGGTTATCGCCTGATCCGGCAGGAACTCTCCGCGCAGTACAACCTGAGCCATCTGGAGCCGAATATTCAGGTCTGGAATGTGGATCTACGCGGTAATCGAGCGCTGACGCTGCGCTACGTTCCGCATAATCGCGCCCCGCTGGATAAAAGCAGTCAGGAAGTATTGAAGCACGTCCATCGCCTGTGGGGGTTCGACGTCTATCTGGAACAGGCTAACGCAGATGGCAGCATTGAGCTACTTGAACGCTGCCCGCCGCGTAACGGAACGGCATCCGCGTAG
- a CDS encoding ABC transporter substrate-binding protein: MQYTGKYLKKTVLMLAMMAGISVGQSQAAVELETRSLDQIYKSALGEGGSVTVYAGGDVQSQQARFKQEFEKRFPGIKLNVIVDYSKYHDARIDNQLATDTLIPDVVQLQTVQNFPRWKKEGVLLNYKPRGWDKIYPEFRDADGAWIGAYVIAFSNLVNTQLLDEKSWPREANDYLRPNLRGNLILAYPNDDDAVLFWYKLVVDKYGWDFVKKLQEQDPVYVRGTNVPGAEIATGKYSATFTSSGALVPAVDSVTRFVLPKSDPFVSWAQRAAIFKKAKHPESAKLYLSWLLDPQTQTQVSRMWSVRTDVAPPEGYKPIWEYRNTRPQAFADFMYDRGAVERFRAQMSLYVGEAKGEPTPGWLGVHPEVPLVN, from the coding sequence ATGCAATACACTGGGAAGTACCTGAAGAAAACAGTGCTGATGTTGGCTATGATGGCTGGGATCAGCGTCGGGCAAAGTCAGGCGGCCGTAGAACTTGAGACGCGCTCGTTGGATCAGATCTATAAGAGTGCATTGGGAGAAGGCGGGTCGGTCACCGTTTACGCTGGTGGTGATGTGCAATCGCAGCAGGCCCGTTTCAAGCAGGAATTTGAGAAGCGTTTTCCTGGCATAAAGCTGAACGTGATTGTCGATTACAGCAAATATCATGACGCCCGTATCGATAACCAACTGGCGACCGATACCCTGATTCCTGACGTGGTGCAGTTGCAAACGGTACAGAATTTTCCGCGCTGGAAAAAGGAAGGCGTGTTGCTGAATTACAAACCACGTGGCTGGGACAAGATTTACCCGGAGTTTCGTGATGCCGACGGTGCGTGGATCGGTGCTTATGTCATCGCGTTCAGCAATCTGGTCAATACCCAACTTCTGGATGAAAAATCTTGGCCACGCGAAGCCAATGACTACCTTCGTCCGAATCTCAGAGGCAATTTGATTCTGGCCTATCCTAACGACGACGATGCGGTGTTGTTCTGGTACAAGCTGGTCGTGGACAAATACGGCTGGGATTTTGTGAAAAAATTGCAGGAGCAAGATCCTGTCTACGTGCGAGGCACCAACGTGCCCGGTGCTGAAATCGCGACGGGAAAATACAGCGCGACGTTTACCAGTTCCGGTGCGCTCGTTCCGGCTGTGGATTCCGTAACCCGCTTTGTTCTGCCAAAGTCCGATCCTTTTGTGTCATGGGCTCAGCGCGCCGCTATTTTCAAAAAGGCTAAACATCCGGAAAGTGCCAAGCTGTACCTGAGTTGGCTGCTGGATCCGCAAACACAGACTCAGGTCTCGCGCATGTGGTCGGTGCGTACTGACGTTGCGCCGCCAGAAGGCTACAAACCTATCTGGGAATACCGCAATACCCGACCACAGGCGTTTGCTGATTTCATGTACGATCGCGGTGCAGTTGAGCGCTTCCGTGCACAGATGAGCCTATATGTTGGCGAAGCAAAAGGCGAACCCACTCCGGGCTGGCTTGGCGTGCACCCAGAGGTGCCTCTGGTTAACTAA
- the nhaB gene encoding sodium/proton antiporter NhaB, producing MNGISMRRALLKNFLGQSPDWYKLTIVSFLLINPLLFYFVSPFWAGWLLVVEFIFTLGMALKCYPLQPGGLLALQAIFIGMTSPQQVWHEVTGNIEVLMLLVFMVAGIYFMKQLLLFVFTKLLLRIHSKTLLSLAFCIAAAFLSAFLDALTVIAVVISVAIGFYGIYHRFASQQGTDEADISDDSALGSEEHHRTLEQFRAFLRSLLMHAGVGTALGGVMTMVGEPQNLIIAKSAGWDFVSFFLRMSPVTVPVFICGILTCVLVERFKLFGYGVSLPDNVRRVLEDYDRDMTEKRTPQDKVRLLIQAVIGVWLIVALAFHLAEVGLIGLSVIIMATTFCGVTEEHAIGKAFQDAMPFTALLTVFFSIVAVIIDQHLFSPIIHYVLQASDSAQLTLFYLFNGLLSSISDNVFVGSVYITEARNALTNGSISPLQFELLAVAINTGTNLPSVATPNGQAAFLFLLTSALAPLIRLSYGRMVVMALPYTIVMTLVGLLCVEFTLVPFTDFLMNNHWISLPNLTLSGSHS from the coding sequence ATGAATGGCATATCCATGCGCCGTGCGCTATTGAAAAATTTTCTGGGACAATCTCCAGACTGGTACAAACTCACTATTGTCAGCTTCCTGCTCATTAATCCGTTACTGTTCTATTTTGTCAGCCCATTTTGGGCAGGCTGGCTATTAGTCGTGGAGTTTATTTTTACGCTCGGCATGGCGCTGAAATGTTACCCGCTACAGCCCGGCGGTCTGCTGGCGCTCCAGGCGATATTTATCGGAATGACCAGCCCGCAGCAGGTGTGGCATGAAGTCACTGGGAATATTGAAGTCCTGATGCTGCTGGTGTTTATGGTGGCAGGCATCTATTTCATGAAGCAACTGCTGCTCTTTGTCTTTACCAAACTGCTGCTGCGCATTCATTCCAAAACGCTGCTATCACTTGCTTTTTGTATCGCTGCCGCCTTCCTTTCCGCCTTCCTTGATGCATTGACCGTGATTGCTGTGGTTATCAGCGTCGCTATCGGGTTTTATGGAATTTACCACCGTTTCGCCTCTCAACAGGGCACCGACGAGGCCGATATCAGCGATGACAGTGCGTTAGGCAGCGAAGAGCACCATCGTACGCTGGAGCAGTTCCGGGCATTCCTGCGCAGCCTGCTCATGCATGCTGGCGTCGGTACGGCACTGGGCGGCGTGATGACAATGGTGGGAGAACCTCAGAACCTGATTATCGCGAAAAGCGCAGGCTGGGATTTCGTCAGCTTCTTCCTGCGTATGTCGCCGGTCACCGTCCCGGTGTTTATTTGCGGAATCCTGACCTGCGTGCTGGTTGAGCGTTTTAAACTCTTCGGCTACGGCGTCAGTCTGCCAGACAACGTGCGACGCGTGCTTGAGGATTACGACCGGGATATGACGGAAAAGCGTACGCCGCAGGATAAAGTACGTTTACTTATTCAAGCGGTGATTGGCGTCTGGCTGATTGTCGCGCTGGCGTTTCATCTGGCGGAGGTCGGGTTGATTGGCCTTTCCGTGATTATTATGGCCACGACGTTCTGCGGCGTGACCGAAGAACACGCCATCGGTAAAGCGTTTCAGGATGCCATGCCGTTTACCGCGCTGCTGACGGTCTTCTTTTCCATCGTTGCTGTGATTATCGATCAACACCTGTTTTCGCCTATCATTCATTATGTGCTGCAAGCCTCAGACAGTGCCCAGCTCACGCTGTTCTACCTGTTTAATGGATTGCTGTCGTCAATATCGGACAACGTCTTCGTTGGCTCGGTTTATATTACCGAAGCACGTAACGCGTTAACGAACGGGAGTATTTCCCCCCTACAGTTTGAACTGCTTGCCGTGGCGATCAATACCGGTACCAACCTGCCTTCCGTCGCCACGCCAAACGGGCAAGCCGCGTTTCTATTCTTACTGACGTCCGCTTTGGCACCACTCATCCGCCTGTCTTACGGGCGTATGGTGGTGATGGCACTGCCTTACACGATTGTGATGACGCTGGTCGGTTTGCTTTGCGTGGAATTCACGCTCGTGCCCTTTACCGATTTTTTGATGAATAACCACTGGATTTCTTTGCCAAACTTGACCCTATCAGGCAGTCACTCATAA
- the fadR gene encoding fatty acid metabolism transcriptional regulator FadR, with amino-acid sequence MVIKAQSPAGFAEEYIIESIWNNRFPPGSILPAERELSELIGVTRTTLREVLQRLARDGWLTIQHGKPTKINNFWETSGLNILETLARLDHDSVPQLIDNLLAVRTNIAAIFIRTALRHNPEKVRDVLTQANAVDDSAEAFAQLDYNVFRGLAFASGNPIYGLILNGLKGLYIRVGRYYFSNPEARKLAVNFYGRLETLRSEELYDQVMDVVRHYGKESGAIWHSMQNAIPRDIAEVRR; translated from the coding sequence ATGGTTATAAAGGCGCAAAGTCCGGCTGGATTCGCGGAAGAATATATTATCGAAAGTATATGGAATAACCGCTTTCCTCCTGGCTCTATTTTGCCCGCGGAAAGAGAACTGTCTGAACTGATCGGCGTGACTCGTACGACCCTGCGCGAAGTGCTTCAGCGCTTGGCTCGCGATGGTTGGCTGACGATACAGCACGGGAAGCCAACAAAGATTAATAATTTTTGGGAAACTTCTGGGCTCAATATTCTGGAAACGCTGGCGCGGCTCGATCACGATAGCGTACCGCAATTGATCGACAACCTGCTGGCCGTGCGAACCAATATCGCCGCCATCTTTATTCGGACGGCGTTACGGCATAACCCGGAAAAGGTGCGTGATGTGTTGACTCAGGCAAACGCCGTAGACGATAGCGCAGAAGCCTTTGCACAACTTGACTACAACGTGTTCCGTGGTTTGGCTTTTGCCTCCGGCAATCCGATTTATGGCCTGATTTTGAACGGTCTCAAAGGGTTATATATTCGCGTAGGGCGCTACTATTTTTCCAATCCGGAAGCCCGCAAGCTGGCGGTGAATTTTTACGGTCGGTTGGAAACGTTGCGCAGCGAAGAGCTGTACGATCAGGTCATGGATGTCGTCAGACATTACGGTAAAGAAAGCGGAGCGATCTGGCACAGTATGCAGAACGCTATCCCGCGGGATATCGCAGAAGTACGCCGCTAA